Proteins from one Impatiens glandulifera chromosome 2, dImpGla2.1, whole genome shotgun sequence genomic window:
- the LOC124925175 gene encoding probable rhamnogalacturonate lyase B, with the protein MDNGMVRVSISKPEGYVTAINYAGGVDNLLDLKSNESSRGYWDINWSLPGGRNRYQLIKGSEYNVITLSKDQLELSFKTIYDPSVPGVRLPITIDLRYILKSGVSGFHCYAIYEVPPGSAHAFDLAQTRMVFKLRREMFHYMAISDEKQRIMPMPEDLESGRGRELIVPESVLLVNPINPDLKGEVDDKYQYSLDNKDGGLHGWISSSSAAAPSINDLFIGFWLIFPSHEFRNGGPTKQNLTVHTGPCCLAMLHGTHYIGEEMVAHFEQGETWRKVFGPFFVYLNSTKDVSRAHTLWADAKHQRLQQVSAWPYDFISSPYYLTAQERGSVSGQLFVQDRFVSGSLIAAKDAFVGLSTARTEGSWQTESKGYQFWVETDGSGRFKINNVIPGVGIVYWLHAWVPGFIGDYISQQPITVSSNSETKLGNLVYIPPRDGPTVWEIGFPDRTAIGFYVPDVNPLYVNKLFLHSPEKYRQYGLWDRYTDLNPESDQVFTIGISDPKKDWFFAHVDRRRSSGVENKYVATTWTIKFKLGSVSRGVYMLRIAIASATRSDMQVQVNNNSSCYMDLKEEEAAVIIGTDNTVCRHGIHGLYRLFSVAISSSSLFADEDNSIFLIQARGGDALCGLIYDYLRLEAPFN; encoded by the exons ATGGACAATGGAATGGTAAGGGTTAGCATATCAAAACCAGAAGGATACGTGACTGCTATTAACTATGCTGGAGGAGTTGATAACCTTCTTGATCTCAAATCAAATGAATCAAGCAGAGG GTACTGGGACATTAATTGGAGCTTACCTGGAGGAAGAAATAGATATCAACT GATCAAGGGATCCGAATATAATGTAATAACACTGAGTAAAGATCAACTGGAACTGTCTTTCAAGACTATCTACGATCCTTCTGTTCCTGGAGTTAGGCTACCCATCACCATTGATTTGAGGTATATACTCAAGAGTGGTGTGTCGGGATTCCATTGTTATGCCATATACGAGGTCCCTCCAGGATCTGCTCATGCATTTGATCTCGCCCAGACAAGAATGGTATTCAAGTTGCGACGAGAGAT GTTCCATTATATGGCTATATCGGATGAGAAACAGAGGATTATGCCAATGCCAGAGGACTTGGAAAGTGGAAGAGGCAGAGAGCTAATTGTGCCTGAATCAGTGTTGCTTGTCAATCCCATTAATCCGGACCTGAAAGGGGAGGTTGATGATAAATACCAGTACTCCTTGGACAACAAAGATGGTGGACTCCATGGATGGATAAGCAGCTCTTCAGCTGCAGCTCCCAGCATTAATGATCTCTTCATCGGTTTCTGGCTCATTTTCCCTAGTCATGAATTTCGTAATGGCGGACCAACCAAGCAAAATCTAACTGTCCATACTGGTCCATGCTGTCTTGCT atgctTCATGGGACTCATTATATTGGAGAGGAAATGGTGGCTCACTTTGAGCAGGGAGAGACATGGAGGAAGGTTTTCGGCCCATTTTTCGTGTACCTTAATTCCACCAAGGACGTCTCCAGAGCACACACCTTATGGGCGGATGCAAAACACCAG AGGCTGCAACAAGTGTCGGCATGGCCTTATGACTTCATATCTTCACCTTATTATCTCACAGCACAAGAACGCGGATCAGTTTCCGGGCAACTGTTTGTCCAAGACAG GTTTGTTTCTGGTTCTCTTATAGCTGCAAAAGATGCATTTGTTGGTTTATCGACAGCAAGGACTGAAGGATCTTGGCAGACTGAGAGCAAG GGGTATCAGTTCTGGGTAGAAACAGATGGAAGTGgaagatttaaaataaacaatgtaATTCCAGGAGTAGGAATAGTGTATTGGCTTCATGCATGGGTTCCTGGTTTTATCGGAGACTATATCTCCCAACAACCCATCACGGTCTCTTCAA ATTCGGAGACGAAGCTAGGAAATTTGGTGTACATCCCTCCAAGAGACGGTCCAACAGTGTGGGAGATAGGCTTTCCTGATCGAACAGCTATAGGTTTCTATGTTCCTGATGTCAATCCATTGTATGTTAACAAGCTCTTTCTTCACAGCCCAGAAAA GTATAGACAATATGGTTTGTGGGACAGGTACACCGATTTGAACCCAGAATCAGATCAAGTTTTCACAATAGGCATCAGTGATCCAAAGAAAGATTGGTTCTTTGCTCATGTGGACAG AAGGAGATCATCAGGAGTGGAGAATAAATATGTGGCAACAACTTGGACTATAAAGTTCAAGCTTGGTTCAGTAAGCAGGGGGGTGTACATGCTGAGGATAGCAATTGCATCTGCCACCCGCTCCGATATGCAG GTTCAGGTGAATAATAATAGTAGCTGCTACATGGATCTGAAGGAGGAGGAAGCAGCAGTAATAATAGGGACAGACAACACAGTTTGCAGACATGGGATTCATGGGCTTTACAGATTATTTAGTGTTGCaatttcctcttcatccttgttTGCTGATGAGGATAATTCCATTTTTCTTATTCAAGCAAGGGGAGGAGATGCACTTTGTGGTCTTATTTATGATTACTTAAGGCTAGAAGCTcctttcaattaa
- the LOC124925176 gene encoding ferric reduction oxidase 2-like has protein sequence MELRQGISMLLLTIKLLALVIFLGYLTIWIMMPTNTFYLHWMPNIHSKVDSTFIGEEGSNILIYTFPILFISILGGLYLHLGQKYGLHREICLPSNPVSSFLKRPALVRGPLGIVSWTELSFFVMFVVLLVWSFFAYLYGLFIGITPQSATKMGETVWEDKLETAALLLGLVGNICLGFLFFPVTRGSSILRLIGLTSDASIKYHIWVGHIVMSLFTAHGFCFVIFWANTNRISEMLKWEGVRVSNLAGEIALIAGLAMWITSFTSIRRKIFELFYYTHHLYVIFIIFYVFHIGFSHFGITLPGFYLFLVDRYLRFLQSQQKVCLVSARVLPCEVVELSFAKNPGLRYNPTSNIFINVPSISRLQWHPFTVTSNSNMDPEILSIVVKSEGCWTQQIYQTISKSSQMERIEVSTEGPYGPASTQYSSYDKLVLISGGSGITPFISVIRELLFKAGTTRRDKNSDVHLIAVFKTSVELTMLDLLLPVSGNKYDISGLNLSIEAYVTRDKEHCTDDRRLCKTTWFKPSDKDVPISGILGSGNWLWLTAIISSSFIIFLLMIGIITQFYVYHIDHNTDMRYPYSAKSALNILVICFCIAIPATVAFLLNKRQKAKEVNQIQNMDMPTPNTSPGWCNNGNIELESLPYQSLAQTIKVHYGERPKFQKLLPQLFVGCEGCSTAVLVSGPKRMRQDVAETCSSRSSADNLHFESISFTW, from the exons ATGGAACTTCGGCAAGGAATATCGATGTTGCTTTTAACAATTAAGCTGCTGGCACTGGTTATTTTTCTGGGTTATTTGACTATATGGATTATGATGCCTACAAATACTTTTTACTTACACTGGATGCCTAATATCCATTCCAAGGTCGACTCCACCTTCATTGGAGAAGAAg GATCAAACATACTTATATACACATTTCCAATCTTATTTATTTCCATCTTGGGGGGATTATACCTACACCTTGGACAGAAATATGGCCTTCATAGGGAAAT CTGTTTGCCGAGTAATCCTGTTTCTTCCTTCTTGAAACGACCTGCATTAGTGAGAGGGCCTCTGGGCATAGTGTCTTGGACCGAGTTGTCcttttttgttatgtttgttGTGCTCTTGGTGTGGTCTTTCTTTGCATACTTATATGGTTTGTTTATAGGCATCACTCCACAATCTGCAACAAAGATGGGAGAGACTGt GTGGGAAGATAAGTTAGAGACTGCAGCCCTCTTGCTCGGTCTTGTTGGTAATATTTGCCTGGGATTTCTATTCTTCCCAGTGACGAGAGGATCTTCAATATTGCGGTTAATAGGCCTAACATCCGATGCCAGCATCAAGTATCATATTTGGGTTGGACATATAGTTATGAGCCTATTTACTGCACATGGATTCTGCTTTGTAATCTTTTGGGCAAACACAAATCGCATCTCTGAG ATGCTCAAATGGGAAGGAGTAAGAGTTTCAAACCTAGCAGGAGAAATAGCTTTAATTGCAGGGCTAGCCATGTGGATCACAAGCTTCACCAGCATAAGGCGAAAGATTTTCGAGCTCTTCTATTATACTCATCACCTATATGTCATATTCATCATATTCTATGTGTTCCATATCGGTTTCTCCCACTTCGGCATCACACTCCCTGGCTTTTACCTCTTCTTGGTCGATAGGTATTTACGCTTTTTACAATCTCAGCAAAAAGTATGCTTGGTATCTGCACGTGTCTTACCTTGTGAAGTCGTGGAATTGAGTTTCGCCAAAAATCCAG GGTTGAGGTACAATCCAACAAGCAACATATTTATCAATGTGCCCAGCATCTCCAGGCTTCAATGGCATCCATTTACTGTTACCTCAAATAGTAATATGGATCCTGAAATTCTAAGTATCGTCGTTAAAAGCGAAGGATGCTGGACTCAACAGATTTACCAAACCATATCAAAGTCTTCTCAAATGGAGAGGATTGAGGTGTCAACAGAAGGACCTTATGGACCTGCTTCAACTCAATATTCAAG TTATGACAAACTTGTTTTGATAAGTGGAGGAAGCGGCATTACTCCTTTTATATCAGTTATTCGTGAACTACTCTTTAAAGCTGGTACCACAAGAAGAGACAAGAACTCGGATGTTCACCTCATTGCTGTTTTCAAGACGTCAGTGGAATTAACCATGCTAGACCTCCTCCTCCCAGTTTCTGGCAACAAATATGACATTTCAGGCCTAAATTTGTCCATTGAAGCATATGTAACAAGAGATAAAGAGCATTGTACAGATGACAGGAGGCTCTGCAAAACCACATGGTTCAAACCTAGCGACAAAGACGTACCAATTTCTGGAATTTTGGGATCAGGGAACTGGCTTTGGCTTACAGCCATAATTTCATCCTCATTTATCATCTTCCTGCTTATGATCGGGATAATCACACAGTTCTATGTATACCATATTGACCACAATACCGATATGAGATATCCATATTCTGCCAAATCAGCTCTGAATATATTAGTCATATGCTTTTGCATAGCAATACCTGCAACTGTAGCTTTTCTTTTGAACAAGAGACAAAAGGCCAAGGAAGTTAATCAAATCCAAAATATGGATATGCCGACACCAAATACCTCACCAGGGTGGTGCAACAATGGCAATATAGAGCTGGAAAGCCTTCCCTATCAATCTCTTGCTCAAACTATTAAAGTGCACTATGGAGAAAGACCTAAATTTCAAA AATTGCTACCTCAACTGTTTGTGGGATGCGAAGGATGCAGCACAGCTGTCCTTGTTAGTGGCCCAAAAAGAATGAGGCAAGATGTAGCAGAAACTTGTTCATCCAGATCATCAGCAGATAATTTACATTTTGAATCAATCAGCTTTACATGGTGA